In one window of Musa acuminata AAA Group cultivar baxijiao chromosome BXJ3-2, Cavendish_Baxijiao_AAA, whole genome shotgun sequence DNA:
- the LOC135631353 gene encoding aquaporin PIP2-5, whose translation MAKDVEAGGRGEYGGKDYSDPPPEPLVDAEELTKWSLYRAAIAEFVATMLFLYVTVATVIGYKHQSDPAVNPTDAACSGVGILGIAWAFGGMIFILVYCTAGISGGHINPAVTFGLFLARKISLVRALLYMIAQCLGAICGVGLVKGFQSAYYVRYGGGANELSDGYSKGTGLAAEIIGTFVLVYTVFSATDPKRNARDSHVPVLAPLPIGFAVFMVHLATIPITGTGINPARSFGAAVIYNKDKAWDDQWMFWVGPFIGAAVAAAYHQYILRASGAKALGSSSSI comes from the exons ATGGCAAAGGATGTGGAGGCCGGAGGGCGCGGGGAGTACGGCGGGAAGGACTACAGTGACCCACCGCCGGAGCCGCTGGTGGACGCCGAGGAGCTGACCAAGTGGTCCCTGTACCGCGCGGCGATCGCGGAGTTCGTGGCCACCATGTTGTTCCTGTACGTCACGGTGGCCACCGTGATCGGGTACAAGCACCAGTCCGACCCCGCCGTGAACCCGACGGATGCCGCATGCAGCGGTGTCGGCATCCTCGGCATCGCATGGGCCTTCGGCGGCATGATCTTCATCCTCGTCTACTGCACCGCCGGCATCTCCG GTGGGCACATCAACCCCGCGGTGACGTTTGGGCTGTTCTTGGCGCGCAAGATTTCGCTCGTCCGCGCCCTCCTCTACATGATCGCGCAGTGCCTGGGAGCCATCTGCGGCGTCGGGCTCGTCAAGGGATTCCAGTCCGCCTACTACGTCCGCTACGGTGGCGGCGCCAACGAGCTAAGCGACGGTTACTCCAAGGGCACCGGCCTGGCCGCCGAGATCATCGGCACCTTCGTCCTCGTCTACACCGTCTTCTCTGCCACTGACCCCAAGCGCAATGCCCGCGACTCCCACGTCCCG GTTCTTGCTCCTCTTCCAATTGGGTTCGCAGTGTTCATGGTCCACTTGGCCACGATTCCGATCACCGGCACCGGCATTAACCCGGCGAGGAGCTTCGGAGCGGCCGTCATCTACAACAAGGACAAGGCCTGGGATGATCAG TGGATGTTCTGGGTGGGGCCGTTCATCGGCGCCGCTGTTGCTGCAGCCTACCACCAGTACATCCTTAGAGCCAGCGGCGCCAAGGCTTTGGGTTCGTCTTCCTCGATCTGA
- the LOC103974209 gene encoding protein disulfide isomerase-like 1-4 — protein sequence MASRAFLLALTISSLLLVHAVLASASTVPKVRGNPDLDEEDLSFLDEEEEGEKPPHAGDFYPEDDGAFGGLDGRAHDATPVFDETDVVVLGDGNFSEFMGKQRHVMVEFYVPWCGHCKALAPEYAAAATALRGEDVVLAKVDATKANVLAQKYDLQGYPTVLFFGDGVHKDYPGQRNRDAIVAWIKKKIGLGVQNIMTAEEAEKILTSESRLVLGFLDSLVGADSQELSAASKLEDNINFYQTVNPDVAKLFHVDADAKRPSLVLLKEEADKISYYDGQFSKAAIVDFVIANKLPLVTVLSKETGQDLFDNPIKRQLLLFAMSNDSKIIMPAFQEAAKLFKGKLIFVYVEMDNEDIGTLILDYFGVTEDGPKVLAYTGHEDTKKFMLDGEVTLDNIKKFAEDFLAGKLKPFYKSDPIPDTNDGDVKIVVGNNFEEIVLDESKDVLLEIYAPWCEHCRELEPAFNKLAKLVRGVESLVIAKMEGTRNEHPHAKADGFPTLLFYPAGNKSSDPMLVDTDGTLKALYKFIKKHAKIPFKIERPASVSEESASSVGTKSAATGVKEEL from the exons ATGGCGTCTCGAGCGTTCCTCCTTGCCCTCACGATCTCGTCCCTCCTCCTCGTGCATGCCGTCCTCGCTTCCGCCTCCACCGTTCCGAAGGTCCGCGGCAATCCCGACCTCGATGAGGAGGACCTCAGCTTCCTCGACGAAGAGGAGGAGGGCGAGAAGCCTCCCCACGCCGGCGACTTCTACCCCGAGGACGACGGCGCCTTTGGCGGCCTCGACGGCCGAGCGCACGACGCGACCCCCGTGTTCGACGAAACGGACGTCGTGGTCCTCGGGGACGGCAACTTCAGCGAGTTCATGGGGAAACAGCGCCACGTTATGGTGGAGTTCTACGTGCCGTGGTGCGGGCACTGCAAGGCCCTGGCGCCGGAGTACGCGGCGGCCGCCACGGCGCTCCGTGGCGAGGACGTGGTGCTCGCCAAGGTGGACGCCACGAAGGCGAACGTGCTCGCGCAGAAGTACGATCTGCAGGGTTACCCCACCGTGCTCTTCTTCGGCGACGGCGTCCACAAGGACTACCCCGGCCAGAGGAATAG GGATGCAATTGTTGCCTGGATCAAGAAGAAGATTGGACTTGGAGTCCAGAACATAATGACAGCTGAGGAGGCAGAAAAGATCTTGACTTCTGAGAGCAGACTTGTTCTGGGCTTTCTTGACTCCTTGGTG GGCGCTGATAGCCAGGAGCTTTCCGCTGCTTCGAAACTTGAAGATAATATCAACTTCTACCAAACAGTGAATCCTGACGTTGCAAAACTTTTCCACGTCGATGCTGATGCTAAACGCCCTTCTTTAGTATTGCTGAAGGAGGAGGCAGACAAGATATCCTACTACG ATGGTCAATTCAGTAAGGCAGCAATTGTTGATTTCGTGATCGCCAACAAGCTTCCCTTGGTGACCGTTCTTAGTAAGGAAACTGGCCAAGACTTGTTTGACAATCCTATTAAAAGACAG CTTTTGCTCTTTGCAATGTCAAATGATTCCAAGATCATCATGCCAGCATTCCAGGAGGCCGCAAAATTATTCAAGGGAAAG CTTATTTTTGTATATGTGGAGATGGACAATGAGGATATCGGAACACTAATTTTGGATTACTTTGGAGTGACCGAAGACGGTCCGAAG GTCTTGGCTTACACGGGACATGAAGATACTAAGAAGTTTATGCTTGATGGTGAAGTCACACTTGATAATATTAAG AAATTTGCTGAGGATTTCTTGGCAGGCAAGCTTAAGCCCTTCTACAAATCGGACCCGATACCTGATACC AACGATGGGGATGTGAAGATCGTGGTTGGAAACAATTTTGAAGAGATCGTCTTGGATGAGTCGAAGGATGTTCTTCTTGAG ATATACGCGCCATGGTGTGAGCATTGCCGAGAACTAGAACCAGCATTTAACAAGCTTGCGAAGCTTGTACGGGGTGTCGAGTCGCTAGTCATAGCGAAAATGGAAGGCACCAGAAATGAGCACCCTCATGCCAAG GCTGATGGTTTCCCCACGCTTCTCTTCTATCCAGCCGGAAACAAGAGTTCTGACCCG ATGTTAGTCGATACGGATGGAACCCTGAAGGCACTGTATAAGTTCATCAAGAAGCACGCGAAGATCCCGTTCAAGATCGAAAGGCCGGCGTCGGTCTCCGAGGAATCAGCTTCTTCCGTGGGTACGAAGAGTGCCGCGACGGGTGTGAAGGAGGAGCTGTGA
- the LOC135632031 gene encoding glutamyl-tRNA reductase 2-like, protein MAATSGVAITFAGAGKAEAFLRRSSSSRSPCSIGSFGGPAYGGSRRVAPRRSPRCEVRLDLEEKSKSASASASAGALEQFKISADRYMKERSSIAVIGLSVHTAPVEMREKLAVPEAQWPRAIGELCNLNHISEAAVLSTCNRMEIYVVALSWNPGIREVMDWMAKTSGIPVAELRQHLFVLLDSDATRHLFEVSAGLDSLVLGEGQILAQVKQVVRVGQGSRGLGKNIDRMFKDAITAGKRVRCETNIASGAVSVSSAAVELALMKLPKSHSASARMLVIGAGKMGKLVIKHLAAKGCKRVVVVNRSVERVDAIREEMKDIEIIYRPFSEMLTSSAAADVIFTSTASETPLFLKEHVEALPPASEAVGSARLFVDISVPRNVGSCVSNVEHARVYNVDDLKEVVEANKEDRLRKAMEAQSIITQELKRFEAWRDSLETVPTIKKLRSYADRIRASELEKCLQKIGDDALTKKLRKAVDELSSGIVNKLLHGPLQHLRCDGTDGRTLDETLENMHALNRMFSLDTEKAILEQKIKAKVEKSKS, encoded by the exons ATGGCGGCTACGAGCGGAGTGGCGATCACCTTCGCGGGGGCGGGGAAGGCCGAGGCTTTCCTCCGGAGGAGCTCTTCCTCCCGGTCGCCGTGTTCGATTGGATCTTTCGGCGGCCCCGCGTACGGTGGGAGCCGGAGGGTTGCTCCTCGGAGGAGCCCTCGCTGCGAGGTGCGGTTGGATCTCGAAGAGAAGTCCAAGTCCGCGTCGGCGTCGGCGTCCGCCGGAGCCCTCGAGCAGTTCAAGATCTCCGCCGACC GATATATGAAGGAAAGGAGCAGCATAGCTGTTATAGGTCTTAGTGTTCATACAGCTCCAGTCGAGATGCGTGAAAAGCTTGCTGTTCCAGAGGCACAATGGCCTCGTGCTATTGGTGAATTATGCAACTTGAATCATATCAGTGAAGCTGCAGTTCTCAGTACATGCAACAGAATGGAAATATATGTAGTTGCTTTGTCTTGGAATCCTGGAATCAGAGAAGTGATGGATTGGATGGCAAAG ACAAGCGGAATTCCAGTGGCTGAGCTCCGACAACATCTTTTTGTTCTTCTCGATAGTGATGCCACGAGACATCTGTTTGAGGTATCAGCAGGGCTCGACTCACTTGTCCTTGGAGAAGGACAGATTCTTGCTCAAGTTAAACAAGTTGTAAGAGTCGGGCAAGGCAGCCGAGGGTTGGGGAAAAATATTGACAGGATGTTTAAGGATGCCATCACAGCTGGAAAAAGAGTTCGCTGTGAGACCAATATAGCATCCGGTGCAGTTTCTGTAAGTTCAGCTGCAGTTGAGTTGGCTCTTATGAAGCTTCCAAAGTCCCATTCTGCATCTGCACGGATGCTGGTGATTGGAGCAGGCAAGATGGGGAAACTAGTGATCAAACATCTAGCTGCAAAAGGGTGCAAAAGGGTTGTGGTTGTGAACAGGTCAGTAGAGAGGGTAGATGCTATCCGTGAGGAGATGAAAGATATCGAAATTATCTACAGACCTTTTTCTGAAATGCTCACCTCCTCTGCTGCGGCGGATGTCATTTTCACAAGCACCGCATCTGAGACACCCCTATTCTTGAAAGAACATGTTGAAGCTCTTCCTCCGGCAAGTGAGGCAGTTGGGAGCGCAAGACTTTTCGTGGATATTTCAGTTCCCAGGAATGTAGGATCTTGTGTTTCCAATGTCGAACATGCTCGAGTGTATAATGTCGATGACCTCAAGGAAGTTGTGGAAGCCAACAAAGAAGATCGCCTGAGGaaggcaatggaagctcaatcGATAATCACACAGGAACTGAAACGGTTTGAGGCATGGAGGGACTCTCTGGAGACTGTTCCAACCATCAAGAAGCTCAGATCCTATGCTGATAGAATTCGGGCTTCTGAGCTCGAGAAATGTCTCCAAAAGATTGGTGATGATGCTCTAACAAAGAAATTGCGAAAAGCAGTTGATGAGCTCAGCAGCGGTATCGTTAACAAGCTTCTTCATGGCCCACTGCAGCACTTGAGATGTGATGGCACGGATGGCAGGACTCTGGATGAGACCCTTGAAAACATGCATGCACTTAACAGGATGTTTAGTCTTGACACTGAGAAAGCTATCTTGGAGCAAAAGATCAAGGCCAAAGTTGAGAAAAGCAAAAGTTAA